The following DNA comes from Mya arenaria isolate MELC-2E11 chromosome 11, ASM2691426v1.
GTGGTATATCAGTTATACCACCGACTTCTACTGATCGAACTACTCTGAACACCATATTATCCACTGAGTTAAATTGGACAGCTCAAACCTTTTCAACAACGAGGCAAATCGAGTTGACAAATCAAACCGATTCGACAACGAGGCAAACCTTTAATGAGAGTAGTAAAATAACTACCCTCTTAAACAATCCAACTTTCGTAATTCTAGTGTGTGCGGGGATTATGCTAGTTACCTTCATTACCTGTATCATCGTCTTAAGGTAATGAATTACgcttatgtttttcaaattgctattttaataatgttgatGTTATTCACTTTCGAGACACACAGGTCCgtaacaatatgtttttgtttgtttcaggaaGAGATCATGCCATAGAAGTAATCAGGTacagattaaaaataattttatatatgccacaatttatatttattaattcacTGACGTTTACTTTAATTTgctatatttttaaacaaatattttaattgtgttgctgtaaataagtaaaataaatgccTATATTCTTCATGCACATATTTAGATACAAACACATGTTCACACAATGTTAAAATCCTGATTATGCTTAGAACCATGATATATTTTGGCGGAGGGCGTGAGCTAAGATACGACATTACCAAAGTCATGTCCAGGGGtccttttctttaaaaaggATCTTTGTGGTAAATTGAATTTATGTTAGTACCATGATTTTGCTATATAATTGAGTGaacaatattttcttaattatcaaaattaaaagaaacatcatggaaataaaaaaaaatcaatgtgtgGCCACCTGTGACATCTCTACATTATAGTTACGACTTAAGATCCTTAAATGAAACGGGCCTCTGGATTAGACCTTGATTTCGTTAGCATTTCTCGTTGCAGCGGGAACAAGTATCACTTACATCAATGAGGAATATGGCAGAAATTAATTTGGACAGTAAAGAAGACAGTTTAGCGGAGACGAAATGCAATTAACTTACTCGCAATTGTCAAGAATCAATGGTGATAAGCATAGACAACAAAGTgattgtaaatgaaaacattcaGCGACAATTAGTGCAaaccaaaatggaaatattattaCCGAACAAATTGAATCTGACACAACTCTTTTCTCACAGTTCTTATTCTTATGAAAATTCAATGGAAAGTACTTGGTTATAACTCCattggccgattgttcagaaccatgtttaatgttaataatCTAATAAATGTCATcgttgtttactttcaaatcCTTACTAtccagttaatttaaaaattaatcatGTGATCTGCAGTAATTACTTACAATATTTGATACCACTGTTTCAGCTGTTCTTCCAATATATGAGTACACCATTAAatagttcatgtttaaattttgacaatgatgttgttaatcacttttttttaaatttaatagaGTTTTAAACAATCGGCCCTTTGTTTAATTACTGACACAATTTCTAGCTAATCTTTAAAGTGGTTAACTCTCAGATAAATACCTCACGTAAACATGTCAAACACTGTACCCTGTAGTTTTGAATGTGCAGTTACTTTTTTGAATTGCATTATTCTAAATAGGTATTTCTATTTAAGATACTGTCCATGtgtaataatttgaaattggaaatatcaattgtatttatttttttattaaacatggaATCGTCATATGTAACTAAAATTCGAACGTATCCACTAAGTATGTGAcatttttaaacgtttaaatgtAAGTGGAAAGATATAgttatgaataaattaaaatcataatattgtGTGTTGTGGTCAGGTGAAAACTACAAACCTTCATTAATTCATATTTCTGGTATTTTTACCGATTCTGTTCTTTCTCCAAAATGGAACTAATCTACTAGTTAATGACTTACACATAATAATTGGtgtcgcatcaaaccatttacttgtgtaagtacatactaacaacctctAATCATTACTAAATATTGTACACTTTTAGactattatacatattatacacttttaaaattaaaatgaaagcgCGTAAAGCCTTGACAGGCTTTTGGTCTGATTTATCAGATGCTCATAAGgaaattatttaacgtaataaaatttatcaagtcaagtcaagtcgatattttattggcaaatacattaaatacattgcCAATAACACTGAATAGCATGGTGgtgaaatttacaataaatcagCATAATTTTAGTATAATATTATGGAGAAAAGTATGCAAACTATATAAACTATATGTGTTGCTAATATCATCTTCATAATTAAgcatatcattatttaagtcatttattaaCATGAAATTGTATTATCATCGCCGTTTAAAAACTTGATATAAATAAGTTGCGattttgttgataatatttacatttgttgaTGACAATAATGTTACAAATTTGGACAAACATGGCCAACGTGTATACTACTTAAACAATTTGGGTAGTCTTAGATCACGATAAAATGGACATATAAGTAGGAAgtggtattcattttcaaaacagttcaTATTACATTTAGTACATATTCTATTTTccctttcaatatttaaatatctacCTTCTTCTATCAATAAAGTATGTGCTGAACATATTAACCTCGTCATCACCATTctgttattatcatttttaatacataaaatattagggatggcaacgagtagtaaagttaatactcgagtactcggacgatcgttcgatcgagtactcgggtactcgattactcggaaaaattgaatatgtgttcgcaaagacaagattgtgtatacatgtatcgttaatgacgtatattgtgcgttggtcgtattattggtcattttcacctttaaagtaaactttcattacgtatttttactattttaacaaaacatgatataaaaagaaaacaaatgttgtttcaggcatttaatttgtcttattcgtttcattttatacaagtatgcactgcagaaataaacaacaattagaattccaatgaacgaaaattaatagcatacataaaaatagtgaacgaaattccatacgaagttcagttgttgagttgtttactctacaattatttttttaaaatgatagtttttcgtactgtgtaattgttgtttacctcattaatattcataattcttgatttaaaatatcaaccaatcaattgtgataatcattgcaaaaatagttaaaatacgcccattaagaaatcaattctcgtaaaCAGTCGATAttctttcgctcgttagcgtccattttTTGGTGGAAGaactctaattggtatacaatagaattgtgtaggtgaaagtaccgctatcaaaacttcgctttgttgacagtttgcaactatcacaacaactgtcaacgaattgattgaggtcaattgtgtacacagcggggattagagggaccgtaaattgtcctcttggcaactaaccagatctgatattttgtctgtaaatcgtgtatttggtgatttttatagatttttttttatttttttccccgagtactcgagtagtgatttggtactcgagtactcggacgttcgatcgagtactcgagtactcgggtactcgttgccatccctaattaATAGACTGACCAAggtcattttttatatcataaactaTGTATACAAGTGAATCAGGTTTACTCTTTCATTTAAACGAGAATCTCACAATACGTATTTTTCGCAGAACATTCATTGGAAATCTTGCTTATTCGCCGTATACAGCGACATTACTAGTTTGTTGTCTTACACaaaggaaatgttttaaaaaattcaGATGAACACGTTCTATTTCGATCGATTTATGAAATCCCCAAATCTCCGAACCATAATTAAGTATTATGAAATGGCAAAAAATGTATAATGCAGTACTTTCCTTTTTTTAAGTGTGCCGAAGATGTGATTTTTTCcgtgaataaaacatatttatctgTTAAGGTTATTTTGCGTGGCAGTAAAATGTTGCACTTTggtaaacattattattatgaagTTAAAATcgactgattattaaaaaataataacaaaacattttatcatacaCTTTTCGGTGATTTATGGAGACTTATCAGCGAAACAAAATGTTCGAAAGgtagtaaatattatatttttcgtTTTGTCACATCCTGTACAactttatattaatcactctcattggcacaattCTACGCGAGactgtggtcttgtgttgtgggggaaaccggagtcaggcttggtgaccacaaaccaaactcacatgcgcccaacccggttcgcctaggtgagaagtgagtgcgccaaccactgcgcttaccggacaactaATTTTGTTCTGATGACATAGAGGATATGAAATTTGAGCCCGCAATCGGTAttaaatcaaacgtcagcgctcACAAGGCTGAGgtacaatttcaacgacgtcatttccaaTATGACGTCTTTTCTAAAAAAGATTCTTTATGACTTTTTATTCCAATTTTAggtatatgataaaaaaaatgtttgtttcagtgtaagatagcaatatttTCAATGAACACTGAAAATGAAAACCGGTGCTCATTTGGTGAAATACGTTACGATCTTGTAGATCTCACGAAGGCCTTCACGGCCAAGAGGGGGAACGATGACCTGGGATAGCCGGACCGGAACGTCGAATGAAGCCAGACGGACCGAGTTGACCTCGGCGGTAACGAGCGACGGTGGTACTATGGAACTGTCATTGCCGATGAGAGTCACGGAGGTTGGCGCTATTAGTCGACAATCAACAGAGATGACCGTAGTGGATGAGCAGAAGAGGAGGGATACCAAATGGACGGACGATGGTTTCCAGCTATAAACCCCATGGACTGTGGCTTCCAGCGACAGCCCTAAATGACCAACAGCGGGGGCACGGAGTTGAAGGGTACAGCCTATTCCCGAGTGTTTTTGTGGAAATGGATACTTTCAACCGCCGACCATGGCGGAATGCCATGATGGGCGATGGTTTGAAATATTGGGTGGCGAGGGGGTGTGACGCTAACGGCAGTGTCCTGCAAAGAAAACCCGAAGACAGCTTTATGAGTGGAAGGTGCGGACATGAGGAGACTGACATTGGGGGACACCGACACGGTCAGCCGAGGCAACTTCCGGTACAACTGTCACCTTTTACGGGACAAGAAGAAAGGGTCACATGGAAGATCTTGGTTTCTCCACCAAGAGTACCATTACCGGGATTGTCAATGTATACCAAGTTGAGGTGCTCGGTCTGGGGGCCATAAAATCATCAACACAGTTTGGGAATgccataaaatgatatttgtattgTCTTCACAAAACTGTCATTTCAGGTAAATAGATGAGATATGCGAGTTACTGTGAGTACACTAAAATTATGTCAATGGTATTATGCTTTTAAAACATGCCTCTTTTGAGATTATGAACGTTTGTGAATGGAACAGGTTAGTAGTATATTAACAGTGTCTGAGGGGCCGGTACCAAAACAACTGATTTCGCGCCAAGCCCTTTATGTGTCTCGATCCATGCCAACACTTACAATTACGCTAACTTTTATACTTGATATATTTTAGTATTGAAAAAAcctgatttcttttaaaatatagttgtgaataactaattataaatgtttaacctgttaatattgaacaaacaaactGTGTTAATTATGCAACGACTTTGTGTCACCTTGATTCCTTATCAAGCTGATACGCGTATTGTccaattgtttacatttcagGTGATACACAAGTTAGTCACCggatgataataaaaatgtcataaaaaaatgttaaaaagggAAAATATCAATGTATGCAGCATTCACATAAAAAACGGAATAATTATAAATCAAGAACGCTCTTCGACATAGATGATTGTGAAAAACAATTTGGCTGCTTCAATTTCAAGGGGAAAATTTAAACAACGACAATGGATATTTGTTACAGCTTTTTGGATGCCTGCTCTCTCGTGGATCTTGTACCGTGTCCACCTCCGGACATCGAGGCCCGCACGTTTTACGAGTATTTGGCCACACGGAACTTGACTAGGTAGGTTGTTCGACACATTGTGGTTCGATGTGGTATATCAGTTATACCACCGACAACTCGAATCGAGAATACAACTACCCTCTGGAACAATGCAACATTCTTATTTCCTGTGTGCGCGGGGGTTGTGCTAGTTATTATCGTTATATTCATCATTGTGAGGTAAGGAATGCCGTTTGTGATTCCCATAGTGCTATTTTAAAAATGCTGATGCTTTTACTGTCCAGACACACGGGTACGTTCCCGAGAAAtatcattgttgttttgtttctgtttcagAAGAAGGTCATGTCAAAGGTGCATTAAGGTAtggatataaataatatcagCCTATTAAAATGAGTATTGccatttattgatttaacttacGTATATACTTAGATTAGCGATATTTTCaaacgaatattttaattgtgatGCTTAACATAAGTACAAATTCcattactatatttatttttatttatttatttatttatttatttttatttttttattttttttattttattttattttattttattttatttatttatttatttgatttcggTAAAATGCCTGTTACCGTTGCAGCGTGAACAGCCATATCCATTTAATTTGCACAGACCAGTCACAAAGAGGAGTACGGCTGAAATCAAACCCGTAGATTCCAAAGAGGACAGTACAGCAGAGACAATTGACAATAACCTAACTCGCACCAGCCAAGAACCGACGGTGAAACTTATGAACAACAAAGTgtgtgaaaatgaaaatgttatagAGAAAGAAAGAGTTATTCAAAATGGTATGACTGGACAAATCGAACCTAACGAACAATCTACTCGCTTATAATTGAACCAAACCCGAATGACAAGAAAGGCATGAAAAGGGAGTCACGTAAATCAAAAGATAATATAAACGAATCAAAACATATGAAGGTCAAAATGAAAGCGAAAAGACATAGCTGAAAATCCCCCAAAACGCATGTAGCGCTTGGAAATTGCCAAACAAAAGATTATCACAACCCCTTAAAACAAGGTAGACGCTTTATTGAAAAAGGCTGGACTAAGGCATAAAGATGTCCTGAAATTAGGAAACATGCACTCGCTGTATGGTGAATGCGTAAAGGAAGACATCAGAAACCCGATGCTAGAACACCCTAAGAAATGGTCTCCTTCAACAAGGTGTTAAACGGTAAGGAGATAAAGAAATATAGGATGAAATCATATCGAGAGAAGAGGACAATGGTACCGTACGCAAAGTGTTTAAACATAGCACATTACCAAAACAGAGAAAATGAAGGGTGATATAAAGAACTTTctaaataaagattataatcAAGTATGATAATGTAAAGATTGGTGCTGTGAAGAAGCAAAGGCAAAGGCTTCCTTCAGcatatcatttcaaaatgaaataacatcaaTAAGCTTTACATCAAGATGGATGTGTGTCTCCGTCctaaatatcaaatgaaagtCAAAGTCATCCAAGAAAAGTTTCAGCAAtggaaaaagtaaaataaatgacaaggAAAGAAATTCAAGTGTTGATCAGGAGTTTCTGGTCGAAAAATATGTACGTGAATTGTATAATGAAGAAGTAGTTGATCATGTAGAAAGAGTTACTATGAAAAGATTTAAaccagatttttaaaaaaaacaggttgctacagaagagggacagggtgctaagtgTTAAACGGGCACATTGCATTTggctgaaaataaaataaacagtaagaatttgatagaaaatgttagattttttttaaattaggtTGTATAAGGTTTATATCAAATCATATCGTgttaaaggttttcttaaaaaGGGAAATGTCAGATAATTTAAAGCATTTGATTctgtgcacatgctggtctccatgctaccaa
Coding sequences within:
- the LOC128207155 gene encoding uncharacterized protein LOC128207155; the protein is MDICDSFLDVCSPVDLAPCPPPDIDPNMFYEHLIARNLTSQVVLHIAERCGISVIPPTSTDRTTLNTILSTELNWTAQTFSTTRQIELTNQTDSTTRQTFNESSKITTLLNNPTFVILVCAGIMLVTFITCIIVLRKRSCHRSNQREQVSLTSMRNMAEINLDSKEDSLAETKCN